The bacterium genome window below encodes:
- a CDS encoding efflux RND transporter periplasmic adaptor subunit gives MKALKKVVMFLIASGGLFAQNETQRKFLVEADKVIRGGIEEYIYTFGRVTGLEEAPVFPMMPGRVVSVLKNEGDIVKKGEVIALLDREIPGVKTEYLQITAPIDGIIALINGKVGQMALQNQPFAYIVSEQQAIEVGLSSEDLKRVQVGAVAYAVNRDRVVPGKVVARSKGLDPMSFTGKARIALNESVFEYGSVVKVKIVVRRKSQVLIVPETALVQKGNKTVVYVVQNNTVREVPVEVGIVSERRAEVKGNLKPGDLVVTLGAEGLYDGALVEIGGK, from the coding sequence ATGAAAGCTCTTAAAAAGGTTGTGATGTTCTTGATAGCTTCAGGAGGCCTTTTTGCACAAAACGAAACTCAAAGAAAGTTTCTTGTGGAGGCAGATAAGGTTATTAGGGGAGGAATTGAAGAGTATATCTACACTTTCGGAAGAGTAACGGGACTGGAAGAGGCACCAGTTTTTCCGATGATGCCAGGAAGAGTTGTAAGTGTCTTAAAGAACGAAGGCGATATAGTAAAGAAAGGTGAGGTAATTGCCCTTCTCGATAGAGAGATTCCCGGTGTGAAAACGGAGTACCTCCAAATTACTGCGCCTATTGATGGAATTATTGCTCTGATAAATGGGAAAGTAGGACAAATGGCTCTGCAAAACCAACCGTTTGCATATATTGTATCTGAACAACAGGCTATTGAAGTAGGTCTCTCGTCCGAGGATTTGAAAAGGGTTCAGGTTGGAGCAGTGGCTTATGCTGTAAACAGGGATAGAGTGGTTCCTGGAAAGGTAGTTGCAAGATCTAAGGGTCTTGATCCTATGAGTTTCACAGGGAAAGCAAGAATAGCATTAAATGAGAGTGTCTTTGAGTACGGTTCAGTTGTTAAAGTAAAAATTGTAGTTAGAAGAAAATCCCAGGTATTAATTGTTCCGGAGACTGCCCTTGTTCAGAAGGGCAATAAAACCGTCGTTTACGTAGTCCAGAACAATACTGTGAGGGAAGTACCGGTGGAAGTTGGTATTGTGAGTGAACGTAGAGCTGAAGTGAAAGGCAATCTCAAACCGGGGGACCTTGTTGTAACATTGGGAGCTGAAGGTCTTTATGATGGAGCCTTAGTGGAAATCGGAGGAAAATAA
- a CDS encoding TolC family protein, with product MVTLIFLLISLSDTLYLTQNDAVAIGLQKSPLLQASMAQVEVARSQKMQARSVFFPQVKIDASYRRVSIIQEMKSFHLDSLVMTPSGAFIPVGHTVSIPFGQKDNYNINIGVSQAVFTWGTLVRTYKIAALNLRDKILSDSVNSENLAFQIKQLYSYALVLREFVSLSKKVDEELLEHYETTKRKYSVGTATEVELLQAEAKYKNNKIQIMDAERSYRDVLDILRLIMGISDSVEIILVDSLVIDTAYIESLVASNLNLDSRYDLRSLSLKEKILELSMKNYSASNLPTVFYSFNYLMQKPFGFENIWKDYWAFTVGVSFPLFDGLKSNYQMKEAYYQKKALSYTIAHQRNAAVLEFEKAKRNLVLALEKYEVQKENLRVAEALYNTVKTQYEMGFATQLDFVDAETNYFSQRTLLLQSLADCIFKAMEVEKALKGIK from the coding sequence ATGGTTACCTTGATATTTTTACTAATTTCGTTAAGTGATACACTCTATCTTACCCAAAATGATGCAGTGGCAATTGGACTTCAGAAGAGTCCACTTTTGCAGGCTTCAATGGCTCAGGTTGAGGTTGCAAGATCTCAGAAAATGCAGGCGCGTTCGGTTTTCTTTCCACAGGTCAAAATTGATGCAAGTTACAGAAGAGTTTCCATCATTCAGGAGATGAAGAGTTTCCATCTGGATAGTCTTGTGATGACACCCTCTGGTGCCTTTATTCCCGTTGGGCACACTGTGTCTATTCCCTTTGGCCAAAAGGATAACTATAATATCAATATTGGTGTAAGTCAGGCTGTTTTTACTTGGGGTACTCTCGTAAGAACATACAAAATTGCTGCGTTAAACCTGCGTGATAAAATTCTCTCAGATTCTGTAAATTCAGAAAATTTGGCCTTTCAGATAAAACAGCTTTACAGCTACGCGCTGGTACTCAGGGAATTTGTTAGCCTATCTAAAAAGGTGGATGAGGAGCTTCTTGAGCACTATGAAACCACCAAGAGAAAATACTCCGTTGGAACCGCTACGGAAGTTGAGCTTCTCCAAGCGGAAGCAAAGTATAAAAATAACAAAATTCAGATAATGGATGCCGAGAGGTCTTATAGGGATGTTCTTGACATATTGAGGTTGATAATGGGAATTTCTGACTCTGTTGAAATTATCCTTGTGGATTCCCTTGTAATTGATACCGCTTATATTGAGAGCCTTGTTGCCTCAAACCTAAACTTGGATTCCAGATATGATCTAAGAAGCCTTTCTTTGAAGGAGAAAATCTTGGAGTTATCTATGAAAAATTATTCTGCATCTAATCTTCCGACGGTCTTTTATTCTTTCAACTATTTGATGCAAAAGCCCTTTGGATTTGAGAATATTTGGAAAGACTACTGGGCTTTCACGGTGGGAGTGTCTTTCCCTCTCTTTGACGGATTAAAGAGTAATTATCAAATGAAGGAAGCATATTATCAGAAGAAGGCGCTTTCATATACCATTGCACACCAGAGAAATGCAGCTGTTCTTGAATTTGAAAAGGCAAAAAGAAACTTGGTGTTGGCTCTTGAAAAGTATGAAGTTCAAAAAGAAAACCTGCGTGTAGCTGAGGCTCTTTACAATACCGTAAAGACTCAGTATGAGATGGGCTTTGCCACGCAACTCGACTTTGTCGATGCAGAAACCAATTATTTTTCGCAGAGGACTTTGCTTTTACAATCTTTGGCAGATTGTATTTTTAAAGCCATGGAAGTCGAAAAAGCCTTAAAAGGTATAAAATAG
- a CDS encoding TetR/AcrR family transcriptional regulator has product METREKILIAARDVFGKKGFYETKMEDIVREAGVAKGTLYLYFQSKEELYQCLIKEGIKYFSSRIKETIEVEESLEGKIRALLKTLVLLIEENKDFIIRMVYEIPLVNLWNDKLKNAILEEQKEFTEFLKNLFESALKKGLIYEGDVNILSSAFLGMVMRPIFNSFINGTMSEDVEEEVFQIVKRAFLKN; this is encoded by the coding sequence ATGGAAACAAGAGAAAAGATTCTAATTGCAGCAAGGGATGTCTTTGGTAAAAAGGGTTTTTATGAGACAAAGATGGAAGACATCGTAAGAGAGGCTGGAGTTGCAAAGGGTACTCTTTATCTTTATTTCCAATCTAAGGAAGAACTTTACCAGTGCCTCATAAAGGAAGGTATCAAGTACTTTAGTAGCAGGATCAAGGAGACCATAGAAGTTGAGGAATCCTTAGAAGGTAAAATAAGGGCGCTATTAAAAACCCTTGTTTTACTCATTGAAGAAAACAAAGATTTCATTATTCGAATGGTCTATGAAATCCCTTTGGTAAATTTATGGAATGACAAGCTTAAGAACGCAATCCTTGAGGAGCAGAAAGAGTTCACCGAGTTTCTGAAAAATTTGTTTGAAAGTGCGTTAAAAAAGGGGCTTATTTATGAAGGTGACGTAAATATTTTGTCGAGTGCATTTTTAGGAATGGTTATGAGGCCAATCTTTAATAGTTTTATTAACGGCACTATGTCAGAGGATGTTGAAGAGGAAGTATTTCAAATCGTTAAAAGGGCATTTTTGAAAAATTAA
- the ftsH gene encoding ATP-dependent zinc metalloprotease FtsH has protein sequence MKSDILRNLVVWILIFLVFLTLYNYLSSEKGVAQISYTDFYTQVEQGNVSQVLISGKSVEGLFREPQKFENKEYLRFKLTLPFEDPELIRLLASKKVQVYSKEKSLAWNLIIGSIPWLLMLAFFWFFFFRQINASQREAIRFGKSRVKVLKESKPQVTFNDVAGCDEAKVELQEIIEFLKNPHKFSRIGARIPKGVLLIGPPGTGKTLLAKAVAGEAGVPFLSISGSEFVELFVGVGAARVRDLFEQGKANAPCIIFIDEIDAVGRLRGAGLGGGHDEREQTLNQLLVEMDGFDSSEGIIVMAATNRPDILDPALLRPGRFDRRIYVPIPDVKGREEILKIHSRKIPLGPDVDLKVIAQSTPGFTGADLANLVNEAALLAARKNKQVVEMQDFEEAKDKLIMGIARRSMVISEEEKKRIAYHETGHALVAKFLPGADPVHKVTIIPHGRALGATQSLPSEDKYLYTKSYILTQLSVLLGGRAAELLIFNEESTGAADDLAKATEIARRMVTDWGMSEKLGPVTLGKEEEEVFLGRELGVRKYYSEETARLIDNEIKEIVKNAFDKAFEILKAQIDLLHRVANYLLEKETITGQELDELISQSAI, from the coding sequence ATGAAAAGTGACATTTTAAGAAATTTAGTTGTTTGGATATTAATTTTTTTAGTGTTTTTAACCCTATACAACTACCTTTCTTCAGAAAAGGGTGTGGCACAAATATCCTATACTGACTTTTATACTCAAGTAGAGCAGGGTAATGTCTCGCAAGTTCTCATTTCGGGAAAAAGTGTGGAAGGTCTGTTTCGGGAACCTCAGAAATTTGAAAACAAAGAATATTTAAGATTTAAACTGACGTTGCCTTTCGAAGATCCAGAGCTGATAAGGCTTCTTGCATCAAAGAAGGTTCAGGTCTACTCAAAAGAGAAGAGTCTTGCGTGGAATTTGATAATTGGCTCAATTCCATGGCTTCTTATGCTTGCCTTTTTCTGGTTTTTCTTTTTCAGGCAGATAAATGCAAGCCAAAGAGAAGCAATTAGATTTGGAAAGAGCAGGGTTAAGGTTCTAAAGGAGTCAAAACCCCAGGTAACTTTTAACGATGTTGCAGGTTGTGACGAAGCCAAAGTAGAGCTCCAAGAGATTATTGAATTCCTAAAAAATCCTCATAAATTTTCAAGGATTGGTGCGAGGATTCCCAAAGGAGTTTTACTTATAGGGCCTCCAGGTACTGGTAAGACTTTACTTGCTAAGGCAGTGGCTGGCGAGGCTGGAGTTCCATTCCTCTCTATTTCTGGTTCTGAATTCGTAGAGCTTTTTGTTGGTGTTGGTGCTGCAAGGGTTAGGGATCTTTTTGAGCAGGGCAAAGCCAATGCACCATGCATAATATTTATAGATGAAATTGATGCTGTGGGAAGGCTCAGAGGAGCAGGTCTTGGCGGTGGGCACGACGAAAGAGAGCAGACTCTTAACCAACTTCTTGTGGAAATGGATGGCTTTGACTCGTCTGAAGGTATAATAGTAATGGCCGCTACCAATAGACCCGATATTCTTGATCCTGCCCTTCTAAGACCTGGTAGATTTGACCGCAGAATTTATGTACCAATACCGGATGTGAAAGGGAGGGAGGAAATATTAAAAATACATAGCCGAAAGATTCCTCTTGGACCTGATGTGGATCTTAAGGTAATAGCGCAATCAACGCCAGGGTTTACTGGTGCTGATCTTGCTAATCTTGTGAACGAAGCTGCCCTTCTTGCCGCAAGGAAAAACAAGCAAGTTGTTGAAATGCAGGATTTTGAAGAAGCAAAGGACAAGCTAATAATGGGGATTGCACGAAGGAGTATGGTGATTTCTGAAGAGGAAAAGAAGCGTATAGCCTATCATGAAACAGGTCATGCTCTTGTTGCCAAGTTTTTACCGGGTGCCGATCCAGTTCATAAGGTTACTATTATTCCACATGGAAGAGCTCTTGGAGCCACCCAATCGCTTCCCAGTGAGGACAAATATCTCTATACCAAATCCTACATTTTAACTCAACTATCTGTCCTTTTGGGAGGACGTGCAGCAGAACTTCTTATATTTAATGAAGAGTCTACTGGGGCAGCTGATGACTTGGCAAAAGCTACTGAGATTGCAAGAAGGATGGTTACTGATTGGGGAATGTCGGAAAAGTTAGGTCCCGTGACCCTTGGAAAGGAGGAAGAGGAAGTCTTTCTTGGAAGGGAACTTGGAGTTCGAAAATATTACTCCGAGGAGACTGCTCGATTAATTGATAATGAGATCAAGGAAATCGTGAAAAATGCCTTTGATAAAGCTTTTGAAATTTTAAAAGCCCAAATTGACCTTCTCCATAGGGTTGCCAACTATCTATTGGAAAAAGAGACCATTACAGGTCAGGAGCTGGACGAGCTAATTAGCCAGAGTGCTATTTAA
- the hpt gene encoding hypoxanthine phosphoribosyltransferase → MRENTGFLITEEQIKDRVREIASQIKRDYQGTVPILVGVLKGSFIFLADLIRELSDMDVEIDFLSVSSYGKSTKTSGIVKILKDLSISIEGRDVILVEDICDSGLTLKYLVELLDGRKPRSLRVCVLLDKKEKRLVDIKLGYVGFEVPDRFLVGYGLDYAERYRNLPYIRELLPEEIKEVENNEK, encoded by the coding sequence ATGAGGGAAAATACTGGATTTTTGATAACTGAAGAGCAGATAAAGGACAGGGTGAGGGAAATTGCCTCGCAAATAAAAAGGGACTATCAAGGCACTGTTCCAATTCTCGTTGGGGTTTTGAAAGGGTCTTTTATTTTCCTTGCTGATTTAATAAGAGAACTGAGTGACATGGATGTGGAAATCGATTTTCTTTCCGTTTCGAGTTATGGAAAATCTACAAAGACTTCGGGAATTGTGAAAATTTTGAAAGATTTATCCATTTCAATAGAGGGAAGGGATGTGATCCTTGTTGAGGATATATGCGACAGTGGGTTAACTTTAAAGTATCTGGTCGAATTACTTGATGGTAGAAAGCCAAGGAGTCTCAGAGTTTGCGTTTTGTTGGATAAAAAAGAAAAAAGGCTGGTGGATATAAAGTTGGGTTATGTAGGCTTTGAAGTACCTGACAGGTTTCTCGTTGGATATGGCCTTGACTACGCAGAAAGATACAGGAATCTCCCTTATATAAGGGAGCTTTTGCCAGAAGAGATAAAAGAGGTGGAAAATAATGAAAAGTGA
- the tilS gene encoding tRNA lysidine(34) synthetase TilS, whose product MDPVLLEKFIKAVKKYNMIVEGDRLLVGFSGGPDSVFLVEILRAVESYFGITFSCLHINHMLRGEESYRDEVFCKRFCEERKIELFVERVDVRSLKREEESIEEVARRVRYEKYEDYLQRYGFNKVVLAHTASDSVETFLINLLRGTGIMGLKGIPPVRGKIIRPLIYITRKEIENYLGSKGVSYVIDSSNLDTKFLRNRIRLELLPYLEEIRPGAFDKIRETSEIMVDFAGFLETELERMEKEVLKNAFSWAILIDCSKFRNYHYLLQKLLIQRRLNLTYKDVESIENLIVTKKSGKVKGFQVFSSKEEVFIAPENKTFSEVQVSLENLPLTVEELNLMVKPSEKFSENLFVMGFTEDDFPVKLRTWRPGDIYMGKKLSDLFGSRRINVWKRRYYPVFESKGQIVWVPGFRMDKVRGEIFLEVRKIDEGKYWIFDN is encoded by the coding sequence ATGGATCCTGTCCTTCTCGAAAAATTTATTAAAGCGGTGAAGAAGTACAACATGATTGTGGAAGGAGATAGGTTACTGGTTGGCTTTTCTGGTGGTCCTGACTCGGTTTTTCTTGTTGAAATACTAAGGGCTGTGGAGAGTTATTTTGGAATAACCTTCAGTTGTTTGCATATTAATCATATGCTTAGGGGGGAAGAGTCCTACCGAGATGAAGTTTTTTGTAAAAGATTTTGCGAAGAGAGGAAAATAGAATTGTTCGTAGAGAGGGTTGATGTGAGGAGTTTAAAAAGAGAGGAAGAATCAATTGAAGAGGTTGCCAGAAGGGTGAGATATGAAAAATATGAGGATTATTTGCAAAGGTATGGCTTTAACAAAGTAGTTCTTGCCCACACTGCTTCCGATTCCGTTGAAACTTTTCTTATCAATCTTTTAAGAGGCACGGGGATTATGGGCCTTAAGGGAATTCCACCGGTGCGCGGAAAAATAATCCGGCCACTAATATATATTACACGGAAGGAAATAGAGAATTATCTCGGTTCTAAAGGAGTTTCTTATGTGATAGATTCATCCAATCTTGATACCAAATTTTTGCGTAATCGTATAAGATTAGAACTTTTGCCATATTTGGAAGAGATAAGACCGGGTGCCTTTGACAAAATAAGGGAAACCAGTGAAATCATGGTGGATTTTGCTGGTTTTCTCGAAACGGAGCTGGAAAGGATGGAAAAGGAGGTTCTTAAAAATGCTTTCTCCTGGGCGATTTTAATTGATTGTTCGAAGTTTAGAAATTATCATTATTTACTGCAAAAACTTTTAATTCAGCGGAGGTTAAATTTGACCTATAAAGATGTTGAAAGTATTGAGAATTTAATTGTAACGAAGAAATCCGGAAAAGTTAAAGGATTTCAAGTGTTTAGTAGCAAAGAAGAGGTCTTTATAGCTCCTGAGAATAAAACTTTTTCGGAAGTTCAAGTTAGTTTGGAAAATTTGCCCTTAACAGTAGAAGAATTAAATCTCATGGTAAAGCCTTCTGAGAAATTTTCTGAAAACCTCTTTGTGATGGGATTTACTGAGGATGATTTCCCGGTTAAACTCAGAACCTGGAGACCGGGGGATATTTATATGGGTAAGAAACTTTCCGATCTTTTTGGCTCCAGAAGGATTAATGTCTGGAAGAGGAGATATTACCCAGTTTTTGAAAGTAAAGGGCAAATTGTTTGGGTTCCCGGTTTTAGAATGGATAAAGTAAGAGGTGAAATCTTCTTGGAGGTAAGAAAAATTGATGAGGGAAAATACTGGATTTTTGATAACTGA
- a CDS encoding DUF3857 domain-containing protein translates to MLFLSILLFGQFFAGKGDLVKLSYKEYKLDDSLLIVKEERKILIRTEEAREDLGTIIFPYDDSTETVEVLYARTITPEGDTVNVTENAINRVADPLVDTYPFLKNRKELHISFLSIKLGSTIEYSVERRIRNFDYVDGIEYFRTTIPIEYSRLVFYFPQKSSLRFYKGNTEVCNFSESLRDSADYKVYEIEFKNVPEIVINEWGGLPPRHLISPFVMFTTFPSWDSLIRYFSLHYRKLETIKPQKSDLNKLRELSKRIISPEREDLKIQGYVPLDRDRSASLYAMTYPEKVLRIISSFEGLSLALVLRYGCDTLHLIPSLSAIENIILYDGIKFLFPFQGEEKVMSIPYEGHVAIVLSPDLKTYSVEQIGFRDVLSDTLFIDIPRKLISFSKWVPSSRLLKSYSWSRESGEDFEDVEKFISRSKFSIYGIIKSFTASLKYRGVVDKPYFISGRVRYKSIGSRIGKYWIFYIPEMLKIEPELFKNGYYLNRMDAPKKDVCFIIKLPKGYTVKYVPQPVSYEDDKVSLMRDVEYESGCVIIKQSMAFLKRYFKYEDLVKMAHRPEVSNLTSPQVIIFERKH, encoded by the coding sequence ATGTTATTCCTTTCAATATTGCTGTTCGGACAATTTTTCGCAGGTAAAGGCGATCTGGTAAAATTGAGTTATAAGGAATACAAGCTTGATGATAGTTTACTAATTGTTAAGGAAGAGCGAAAAATTCTTATTAGAACTGAAGAGGCAAGAGAGGATTTGGGTACCATAATCTTCCCTTACGACGATTCAACGGAAACTGTTGAAGTCCTTTATGCTCGCACAATTACCCCTGAAGGTGACACCGTAAATGTAACAGAGAACGCGATAAACAGGGTAGCAGACCCATTAGTTGACACTTATCCTTTTCTGAAAAATAGAAAAGAGCTTCACATTTCATTCCTATCTATCAAGCTGGGTTCAACTATTGAATATTCCGTAGAAAGAAGAATAAGGAACTTCGATTATGTGGATGGAATTGAATATTTTAGAACCACTATCCCTATTGAATACAGCAGGCTGGTTTTTTATTTTCCACAAAAGTCGAGTTTAAGGTTTTATAAAGGTAATACCGAAGTTTGCAACTTTTCTGAAAGCTTAAGGGATTCGGCAGATTATAAAGTTTACGAAATTGAATTTAAAAATGTTCCAGAAATCGTTATAAACGAATGGGGTGGACTTCCACCTCGTCATTTAATCTCGCCTTTCGTAATGTTTACCACGTTTCCTTCGTGGGATTCTCTGATACGCTATTTTTCACTACATTATAGAAAACTTGAGACAATAAAACCTCAGAAATCGGACCTAAATAAACTGAGGGAGCTGAGTAAAAGGATAATTTCCCCAGAGAGGGAAGATCTTAAAATTCAGGGTTATGTTCCCTTAGATAGAGATCGTTCTGCTTCTCTCTATGCGATGACTTATCCAGAAAAGGTTTTAAGGATCATTTCTTCCTTTGAAGGCCTCTCTTTAGCCTTGGTTCTACGATATGGGTGTGATACACTTCATTTAATTCCCTCGTTGTCTGCGATAGAAAATATAATTCTCTATGATGGGATCAAATTTCTATTCCCTTTCCAGGGTGAAGAAAAGGTGATGAGTATCCCTTACGAAGGCCACGTTGCAATCGTGCTTTCTCCTGATTTGAAAACTTATTCCGTTGAGCAAATAGGTTTTAGGGATGTACTTTCAGATACACTTTTTATTGATATACCGAGAAAGTTAATTTCATTTTCAAAATGGGTCCCATCAAGTAGGCTGCTCAAATCCTATTCTTGGTCAAGGGAAAGCGGAGAGGATTTTGAGGATGTAGAAAAATTCATTTCACGTTCAAAGTTTTCCATCTATGGTATAATTAAAAGTTTTACAGCATCTTTAAAATATAGGGGTGTGGTTGATAAACCCTATTTTATATCAGGCAGAGTCAGGTATAAGTCTATCGGGTCACGGATAGGAAAATATTGGATTTTTTATATTCCCGAGATGCTAAAAATTGAACCAGAGCTATTTAAAAATGGATACTATCTGAATCGTATGGATGCGCCTAAGAAGGATGTTTGCTTCATAATCAAACTGCCTAAAGGCTACACGGTGAAATATGTACCTCAACCGGTATCTTATGAGGACGATAAGGTGTCTTTGATGAGGGATGTGGAGTATGAAAGTGGCTGCGTAATAATAAAACAGAGTATGGCTTTTTTGAAGAGATATTTTAAATACGAAGATTTAGTAAAAATGGCTCATAGGCCTGAGGTTTCTAATTTAACATCACCTCAAGTGATTATTTTTGAGCGTAAACATTGA
- a CDS encoding DUF3857 domain-containing protein, producing MLKVIVAFLVFGRFEYIVELDSTYEAYYESGISERFEYRRIKVLGDEIPEELRALEVTYTPYYNTADFEFVRIVRGRDTLYLDTEDVVDVLAPPDLGGTIFWGERKKVLEIKDLRKGDILESKVKKYGGNWLGPTGEEKYKTPYPGYFNQIVLFGETVPVKKKLYLLEEIAEKPIKFGIFNGKIKHRIITKDGKKIHMFYSKNIKPYKVESLSPSIYDFVPKLIVTNIPSWKEMSRIEFQRAEPNVTPDETIKKFADSLCSGIIDDDEKIRRLFYFVADEIRYLGLIESEMEGYEPHPAWLTLQKRSGVCKDKAALLVALLRAKGFKAYYATTAVGMRVENIPADQTNHAIVVLERGKDYEFLDPTIGAGGRDLLPASEGGQSVLVSRAEGDTLRTIPVSTPEKNKVSIYVYTTLLGDTVYFSYLMNFNGAFDQRLRRVAQSGRRRVESFLHDILSGVYSGIVVIDSIRFTDPKDYSEYFRIRVSGRVLKAVINTPDFKLYRPVSSKLASSFAYFLRHLNSKRELDLVISFPQSYEVKEFVPLAKVVEPFKNHVRLGKEQAYIFEFEAGGIVDQVQNVGNFLNTEESGGWFSFSTSLVFSKKKYSSTEAESMFRDYQSFQGNENLWLPLKGE from the coding sequence ATGTTAAAAGTAATCGTAGCTTTTTTAGTTTTTGGGAGATTTGAATATATTGTGGAACTCGATTCCACTTATGAAGCATACTACGAAAGTGGGATTAGTGAGAGGTTTGAATACAGACGCATTAAAGTTTTAGGTGACGAAATCCCCGAAGAATTGAGGGCTTTAGAAGTCACTTATACCCCCTACTACAATACCGCAGATTTTGAGTTTGTGAGGATTGTAAGGGGTAGGGACACATTGTATCTTGATACAGAGGATGTTGTTGACGTTCTTGCCCCACCTGACCTTGGAGGTACCATTTTTTGGGGTGAAAGGAAGAAAGTTCTTGAGATTAAGGATTTGAGAAAAGGAGATATCCTTGAGAGTAAGGTCAAAAAATACGGAGGAAACTGGCTTGGGCCTACGGGAGAAGAAAAATACAAGACACCTTATCCAGGATATTTTAATCAGATAGTCCTTTTTGGTGAAACGGTTCCGGTTAAGAAAAAGTTATACTTGTTAGAAGAAATAGCAGAAAAGCCCATTAAATTTGGAATTTTCAATGGAAAAATCAAACACCGCATCATAACAAAGGACGGAAAAAAGATTCACATGTTTTATTCTAAAAATATAAAGCCTTACAAGGTAGAATCTCTCTCACCTTCAATATACGATTTTGTGCCAAAGCTCATCGTCACCAACATTCCTTCTTGGAAGGAGATGTCTCGCATCGAATTCCAGAGAGCAGAACCAAATGTTACACCTGATGAAACGATAAAAAAATTTGCAGACAGTCTTTGTTCAGGCATTATTGATGACGATGAAAAAATTAGGAGGCTTTTTTATTTTGTGGCAGATGAAATTCGGTATCTTGGACTTATTGAATCCGAAATGGAGGGCTACGAGCCTCACCCTGCCTGGCTAACTCTACAGAAAAGATCGGGAGTTTGTAAAGATAAAGCAGCGTTATTAGTAGCTCTTTTAAGAGCAAAGGGCTTTAAAGCCTATTATGCAACCACTGCTGTTGGCATGAGAGTGGAAAACATTCCTGCGGACCAAACGAATCACGCTATTGTAGTATTGGAGAGAGGAAAGGATTATGAATTTCTTGATCCTACCATTGGGGCTGGTGGAAGAGACCTTTTACCTGCATCGGAAGGAGGCCAATCGGTTTTAGTATCAAGGGCAGAGGGAGATACTTTGAGAACCATTCCAGTTTCGACACCGGAAAAGAATAAAGTCTCAATTTACGTTTATACAACTTTATTGGGCGACACTGTTTACTTTAGCTATTTGATGAATTTTAATGGGGCTTTTGATCAGAGACTTCGCAGAGTTGCGCAGAGTGGAAGGCGTAGAGTTGAAAGCTTCCTTCACGATATATTGAGTGGGGTTTATTCAGGCATTGTGGTAATTGATTCCATCAGGTTTACAGATCCCAAGGATTATTCTGAATACTTTAGGATTCGGGTTTCAGGTAGAGTATTAAAGGCTGTTATTAATACTCCAGATTTCAAACTTTACAGGCCTGTTAGTTCTAAACTTGCTTCAAGTTTTGCTTATTTTCTGAGACATTTGAATTCTAAAAGAGAACTGGATTTGGTGATTTCTTTCCCTCAGTCCTACGAGGTAAAAGAGTTTGTTCCACTTGCTAAGGTTGTAGAACCTTTTAAAAATCATGTGAGGCTCGGCAAAGAACAAGCTTACATTTTTGAATTTGAAGCAGGAGGTATTGTAGACCAAGTACAGAATGTTGGAAACTTTTTAAACACAGAAGAAAGCGGTGGTTGGTTTAGTTTTTCAACTTCTCTCGTGTTCAGCAAGAAGAAATATTCTTCCACAGAGGCCGAATCAATGTTTAGGGATTATCAAAGCTTTCAAGGAAACGAGAATTTGTGGTTACCTTTAAAAGGAGAATAA